From a single Syngnathus scovelli strain Florida chromosome 2, RoL_Ssco_1.2, whole genome shotgun sequence genomic region:
- the LOC125989457 gene encoding serine/threonine-protein kinase WNK2 isoform X4: protein MEQETSLNAEERLRINRPPSRQPEPQISTREATADGSPAGSAPRGGSDPSSAYQKIVRQRFIRRSLWFSDADEQASEATECDGRLLDVTPPTVAGRTPGASSGIREDSGTETRVGQKEENGRGDEEKGESGGDALNATCSDGGKSAIKAASEETEEEAEMKAVATSPGGRFLKFDIELGRGSFKTVYKGLDTETWVEVAWCELQDRKLSKVERQRFKEEAEMLKGLQHPNIVRFYDFWESPLKGKKCIVLVTELMTSGTLKTYLKRFKVMKPKVLRSWCRQILKGLHFLHTRTPPIIHRDLKCDNIFITGPTGSVKIGDLGLATLKAASFAKSVIGTPEFMAPEMYEEHYDEAVDVYAFGMCMLEMATSEYPYSECQNAAQIYRKVTSGVKPASYNKVMDPEIKEIIGECICQKREERYSIKDLLNHAFFAEDTGVRVELAEEDDGQKTSIALKLWVEDHKKLKGKYKESGAIEFTFDLEKEVPEVVAQEMVDSGFFHDSDVKTVGKSIRDRVALIKWRRERTASATHQVDGGHAFQQASCQGAPSRDVHAGQPSLLEPQADIEQHNQPRTLPASFTSVTSDGTFDSGKGSTVYSDSHSSQQSVLYQSLLEPITMATQQRQPGKAFPADRPHSCETAKECGATLSPERGTCCGFAARRGSAPIIDAYDLEPLAQLDASKLSLRSVSSGEKFLSPSSDVTLPVTRVRRHSDISGLLNLMCHHSSHHRGVVGRSASSDAPPHCPCASKRTAFSVGTLPCSPLGHLKDPSDCSDLLLLQKSLFYIINQKGAPGRAASAQPACVHFSASHRNRFVAPDGNLKNHHHLKATLCGEDECLHVCEDRSFARQQHVAAAMGVASSVGHQNQAAELTSHQYLQPASPYACQPSAATLSQAASCSSNTHPAASDCYPPPSIPAGAQCYQTQGHHREAPTLNCVAAIQQQTHTVSGYQPQTAAAVTALPAQRLEQSCPLTCASSTMTAVAKCQLSHACSGGVLLPDGSQTGLSASASLLNSQQMPVQLENQQRLRQQPQNGLQTQLEAMQSAQHQITSQRLLQHEVLSPAPQQQGRQPAQTTAPQSSQDASQSEVQQDQTANTKQQYSPAILPDVSFTQSAINAVPAQSPYLPGQSSTTTCGGGPHLPHGQATHLTQKSVPLVRQEGLNQSPHSASSFPTQTICVQQPLAEADVHQRLQPLQISTSLPATAVAAATALSSQYPTVQVMAAVTDCESSFPPSHTAPHSSVSSSTLNHVFLSPGHALPVTPSVSPLSPILIENVLVASVPVLLKAPPSPVLAQMPLNASANAQVTVAWQRDDARCSEPTFSHPIYTHAALSPNTLPPTNGSALMQKLIGSHPEPVQQMNLLTQPAHLSTPAQTTSDQVVAAGQSGKKEILSHESQRTLTSSGLTQQQFSVPTGDAGPAEANTDDQVMEKHTGGQSYDSVNSDATSGKEMSDGYEGTHGSKGQGRIRKHHRRSTRTRSRQEKISRPKLSMLNVCNTGDKMVECQLETHNHKMVTFKFDLDGDAPEEIATYMVENDFILHLEKEVFIEQLKDIVDKAEELLSEDTEAERNSDQMSSPAGEGVGAMLAEGMKSCAPSTPQPVYQQNVLHTGKRWFIICPVAEMPVQEQDKKTPCHSSTDRECENSASLAVDAVTNAPAVSTSLPSSRGPSSAPLQHQDQSVCPVRQPQSLISQDKNSAKGAGLPVEDACVSAVSIVSDIPCCAFVPPVSLDVKTVDKAEVAPLTVQTGHQKASPTAELPIQRVAHPSVVLQQPCPGTAPPAAPIASQPQSPAHQTSVPLGPGESDGEGPRRLEFADRTIKTLDEKLRNLLYQEHAPSQPSGAAADPQTAATEALSSMSVSDGRSSEALPLKKQEEPVIPEKPDCVDVLAAADRDSIKRAVTVSAASRNFQTTTTAPTVEKSKGSLNTLSGCSQGPDRNKNDCTTAGRSSADSESPAASRSHYSNRFSAPPNFYQATLASSPDITPRHLPRAVTISTPSRHHSRHSDSADEDSGSGKALPSGRLHARAEHGGSKLVKRAVDFLKRSGRSKSEQSTDSLSKQPLEMNGHAPLPATGQAPSSYISSDNDSEFEDADMRKELQKLREKHMKEISELQAFQRSEIERLYQEVGKSLPPNVGLLHAAPPCGRRRRASKHKVKAGKLLNPMVQQLKSSLSATGAESSGSSSGSPAKSSALSDCSARFSGSSGSSNQRSSTPEQVHTQQPCSLKGSFSSDNIYAGQHADGTTNLTSQGSTLKRLCLGKERSRRSSFRAAAQTQPSLASATPSPPSPRLVGRLAGVQTNNSNNKKRLFTEDLHKLVDDWAKEATAAHQPPPSLNQIKQQRRLRDLEGKVERPTAAAVHKMKCHASPSGSTAGRARTSSTSGRGLDSPLALHDGYLLSPGSYGGLGPYAQRWPVGSASAFPAVAKPGIQAYKSGNGLCSNPARTT, encoded by the exons GATCGTAAactgtcaaaagtggaacgtcaGCGCTTCAAGGAAGAAGCTGAGATGTTAAAAGGTCTCCAACATCCAAACATTGTCCGCTTTTACGACTTTTGGGAGTCGCCTCTTAAAGGAAAGAAGTGCATCGTTTTGGTTACGGAGCTTATGACATCGGGGACGTTAAAAAC GTATCTGAAGCGGTTTAAGGTGATGAAGCCCAAGGTGCTAAGAAGTTGGTGTAGACAGATCCTGAAAGGCCTTCACTTTCTCCACACCAGAACCCCTCCCATAATCCACAGGGACCTCAAGTGCGATAACATTTTCATCACTGGCCCTACGGGCTCGGTCAAGATTGGCGATTTGGGGCTGGCCACGCTGAAAGCTGCCTCTTTTGCAAAAAGTGTCATAG GCACTCCGGAGTTCATGGCCCCGGAGATGTACGAGGAGCACTATGATGAAGCTGTGGACGTTTACGCCTTTGGCATGTGTATGCTCGAAATGGCCACCTCAGAATATCCCTACTCGGAATGTCAGAATGCTGCGCAGATTTATCGCAAAGTCACAAGT gGAGTCAAGCCAGCCAGTTACAACAAGGTTATGGATCCTGAAATCAAAGAGATTATCGGGGAGTGCATCTGCCAAAAGAGAGAAGAGCG ATACTCCATCAAAGACCTCTTGAACCACGCCTTCTTTGCCGAGGACACGGGCGTGAGGGTGGAGCTGGCGGAGGAGGACGACGGGCAAAAGACCTCCATCGCCCTCAAACTGTGGGTGGAGGATCACAAGAAATTGAAAGGCAAATATAAGGAGAGTGGGGCTATTGAGTTCACCTTTGACCTGGAGAAGGAAGTCCCCGAGGTGGTGGCACAAGAGATG GTGGACTCTGGATTTTTCCATGACAGCGATGTGAAGACCGTAGGGAAATCCATTCGGGACCGCGTGGCACTGATCAAATGGAGAAGAGAAAGAACAGCGTCGGCTACTCATCAAGTGGACGGCGGCCATGCGTTCCAGCAGGCATCTTGTCAGGGTGCGCCTTCTCGGGACGTGCACGCAGGGCAACCTTCTTTGCTGGAGCCGCAAGCCGACATCGAGCAGCACAACCAACCTCGGACCCTGCCGGCCAGTTTCACCTCAGTCACAT CAGACGGCACTTTTGACAGTGGCAAGGGCTCCACTGTTTACTCCGACTCCCACAGCAGCCAGCAGAGTGTCCTCTACCAGTCCCTGCTGGAGcccatcaccatggcaacacagCAG CGGCAGCCAGGTAAAGCTTTTCCGGCAGATCGACCTCACTCCTGTGAAACGGCCAAAGAATGCGGGGCCACGCTGAGCCCGGAACGTGGTACTTGTTGTGGATTTGCAGCCCGCAGAGGAAGCGCTCCCATTATAGACGCTTATGATCTTGAGCCCCTAGCTCAACTCGACGCCTCCAAACTCTCTCTGAGATCCGTCAGCAGTGGAgagaaattcctctcaccttcaTCAGACGTGACGCTTCCTGTGACAAGGGTCCGCAGACACTCTGACATAAGCGGGCTCCTCAATTTAATGTGTCATCACAGCAGCCACCACCGGGGAGTGGTTGGACGTTCTGCGTCTTCTGATGCACCGCCGCACTGTCCATGTGCGTCCAAACGCACAGCGTTCTCAGTGGGAACGTTGCCTTGCTCTCCTTTGGGACATCTGAAAGATCCAAGCGATTGTTCAGACTTGCTCCTGCTGCAAAAGTCCCTGTTCTATATTATCAACCAAAAAGGAGCGCCAGGTCGTGCTGCCTCTGCCCAGCCCGCCTGCGTTCACTTCTCAGCTTCCCACAGGAATCGCTTTGTTGCCCCAGATGGCAATTTGAAGAATCATCATCACCTGAAGGCTACTTTGTGTGGGGAAGATGAATGTCTTCATGTCTGCGAGGATAGATCCTTTGCAAGACAGCAGCACGTAGCCGCTGCAATGGGAGTG GCCAGTTCTGTGGGTCACCAGAATCAAGCAGCAGAGCTCACATCTCACCAATACCTCCAGCCCGCTTCGCCCTACGCATGCCAACCCAGTGCTGCAACCCTAAGTCAGGCCGCTTCATGCTCATCCAACACCCATCCTGCCGCCAGCGACTGCTACCCACCTCCAAGTATTCCCGCAGGAGCGCAGTGCTACCAGACACAAGGTCATCATCGGGAGGCACCGACTTTGAACTGCGTTGCTGCGATCCAGCAGCAGACTCACACCGTGTCAGGTTATCAACCGCAGACGGCAGCCGCCGTCACGGCTCTCCCGGCACAGCGGTTGGAACAAAGTTGCCCGCTTACGTGTGCGTCCTCGACGATGACGGCCGTGGCCAAATGTCAGTTGTCGCACGCTTGCAGTGGCGGCGTGCTGCTTCCAGATGGCTCCCAAACTGGTCTGAGCGCTTCTGCATCGCTACTTAATAGCCAGCAGATGCCCGTTCAACTAGAGAACCAACAACGCCTGAGGCAGCAGCCACAAAACGGGCTTCAGACACAGCTGGAGGCGATGCAGAGCGCACAGCACCAAATCACGTCACAGCGTCTTCTCCAACATGAAGTGCTAAGCCCCGCTCCCCAGCAGCAAGGCCGGCAGCCCGCACAGACAACCGCGCCGCAATCCAGCCAAGACGCATCCCAGTCCGAAGTCCAACAGGACCAGACtgcaaacacaaaacaacaatATTCTCCTGCGATCTTACCTGATGTCAGCTTTACACAATCTGCCATCAATGCCGTACCTGCTCAGAGTCCGTATCTGCCTGGGCAGTCGTCTACTACGACCTGCGGAGGAGGTCCCCATCTCCCTCATGGCCAGGCAACTCACCTGACTCAAAAG AGTGTGCCATTGGTTAGACAGGAGGGATTGAACCAGAGCCCCCATTCAGCAAGCAGTTTCCCAACCCAGACAATTTGCGTCCAGCAGCCACTGGCTgaggcagacgtccaccagcggCTACAGCCGCTGCAGATTTCAACCTCGCTACCAGCAACAGCggtagcagcagcaacagcactcTCATCTCAG TACCCGACTGTCCAGGTGATGGCCGCTGTCACTGACTGTGaatcctccttccctccctcacaCACTGCCCCTCATTCTTCAGTGTCTTCTTCTACTCTCAACCATGTCTTCCTTTCTCCGGGGCATGCTCTCCCTGTGACCCCCTCTGTCTCACCGCTCTCCCCGATTCTCATTGAAAATGTCTTAGTTGCATCCGTGCCAGTGTTGCTCAAGGCTCCCCCTTCGCCCGTCTTGGCTCAAATGCCGCTAAACGCATCAGCAAATGCTCAGGTCACCGTTGCTTGGCAGCGAGATGACGCCCGTTGTTCCGAGCCTACATTTTCACATCCCATTTACACACACGCCGCCCTCTCTCCCAACACACTGCCGCCCACAAATGGCAGCGCTCTCATGCAG AAGTTGATTGGCAGCCACCCAGAACCTGTCCAGCAGATGAACCTTCTCACCCAGCCTGCACACTTGTCCACACCTGCGCAGACTACCTCAGACCAGGTTGTCGCTGCTGGCCAATCGGGGAAGAAGGAAATTCTGAGCCACGAGTCTCAGAGGACATTGACAAGTTCCGGTCTGACGCAACAGCAGTTCAGTGTTCCCACAGGAGACGCAGGTCCAGCTGAGGCCAACACAGAT GATCAAGTTATGGAAAAACACACTGGTGGACAAAGCTATGACAG TGTCAACTCTGATGCCACTTCAGGAAAGGAGATGAGTGACGGCTATGAGGGGACACACGGAAGCAAAGGCCAAGGAAGAATCCGCAAACACCACCGGAGGTCAACACGCACTCGGTCTCGCCAAGAGAAGATTAGCAGGCCAAAGCTCAGCATGCTAAAC GTATGCAACACTGGAGATAAGATGGTTGAGTGTCAACTGGAAACGCACAATCACAAAATGGTCACGTTCAAATTTGACCTGGATGGAGACGCGCCTGAAGAGATCGCAACTTACATG GTGGAGAACGATTTTATCCTACACTTGGAGAAAGAAGTTTTCATTGAGCAGCTCAAAGACATCGTAGACAAGGCTGAGGAGTTGTTAAGTGAAGACACAGAGGCGGAGAGAAATTCCGACCAGATGAGCAGTCCCGCGGGTGAAGGGGTCGGCGCGATGCTAGCGGAG GGAATGAAATCTTGTGCCCCCAGCACACCACAGCCCGTCTACCAACAAAATG TGCTTCACACTGGCAAGCGCTGGTTCATCATCTGCCCAGTGGCTGAGATGCCGGTCCAAGAGCAAGACAAGAAGACTCCGTGTCACAGCTCAACTGATCGGG AATGTGAAAATTCTGCTTCACTCGCGGTCGACGCCGTCACCAACGCACCCGCCGTGTCGACCTCTCTCCCATCTTCACGAGGCCCCTCGTCCGCGCCGTTGCAGCATCAAGACCAAAGCGTTTGCCCCGTCCGGCAGCCGCAGTCTCTTATCAGTCAAGATAAAAACAGCGCAAAGGGGGCGGGCCTTCCCGTTGAAGACGCCTGCGTCTCGGCAGTGTCGATAGTCAGCGACATCCCGTGCTGTGCTTTCGTACCACCCGTCTCGCTGGATGTGAAGACTGTGGATAAGGCGGAGGTTGCACCTTTGACCGTACAAACCGGTCATCAAAAAGCCAGTCCTACCGCCGAGCTCCCCATACAGCGCGTTGCACACCCGTCAGTGGTCCTACAGCAACCCTGTCCCGGAACCGCGCCGCCAGCGGCCCCGATCGCCTCTCAACCTCAAAGTCCAGCCCATCAGACCTCGGTTCCATTAGGTCCCGGGGAGTCGGACGGCGAGGGGCCGCGCCGGCTGGAATTTGCCGATCGCACTATCAAGACTTTGGATGAGAAGTTGAGGAATCTGCTCTaccaggagcatgctccctcgCAGCCTTCAGGTGCCGCGGCCGACCCGCAAACCGCAGCCACGGAAGCACTCAGCTCAATGTCAGTCTCGGATGGCCGTAGCAGCGAGGCGCTGCCGCTCAAGAAACAGGAGGAGCCAGTG ATTCCTGAAAAGCCAGATTGTGTGGATGTTTTGGCGG CTGCCGATAGGGATTCGATCAAAAGAGCTGTGACTGTCAGTGCTGCTTCACGCAATTTTCAA aCAACAACCACGGCACCAACTGTGGAAAAAAGCAAGGGTAGCCTCAACACTTTGTCTGGTTGTTCTCAAGGACCGGATAGAAATAAGAATGACTGCACGACTGCTGGCAGATCCTCGGCAGATTCTGAGAGTCCAGCCGCATCCAGATCTCATTATAGTAACCGCTTCTCTGCCCCGCCAAACTTCTACCAGGCTACCCTCGCGTCCAGCCCGGATATCACGCCACGCCATTTACCCCGGGCCGTAACCATCAGCACTCCCAGCCGTCACCACTCACGTCACTCGGACTCCGCGGATGAGGACAGCGGCAGTGGAAAAGCTCTTCCATCGGGACGCCTCCACGCCCGGGCCGAGCACGGCGGGAGCAAGCTCGTCAAGAGGGCGGTGGACTTTCTCAAGCGCTCCGGTCGGAGCAAAAGCGAGCAGAGCACTGATTCGCTGAGCAAGCAACCACTGGAAATGAACGGGCACGCCCCTTTGCCTGCGACAGGACAAGCGCCGTCTTCCTACATCAGTAGTGACAATGACTCCGAATTTGAGGATGCAGACATGAGAAAAGAACTTCAGAAGCTGAGGGAAAA GCACATGAAGGAAATATCGGAACTGCAGGCATTCCAGAGAAGTGAAATTGAGCGTCTGTACCAAGAGGTGGGAAAATCTCTGCCCCCTAATGTGGGCCTGCTTCATGCGGCGCCTCCCTGTGGCCGTCGACGGAGGGCCAGTAAGCACAAAGTCAAGGCTGGCAAATTGCTCAATCCGATGGTGCAGCAGCTCAAAAGCAGTCTCAGCGCCACTGGGGCAG AGAGTTCTGGAAGTTCCTCTGGATCACCGGCTAAAAGTTCAGCTTTGTCGGACTGCTCCGCTCGCTTCAGCGGCAGCTCCGGCTCCAGCAATCAGCGCAGCTCAACCCCGGAGCAGGTCCACACCCAGCAACCGTGTTCCTTGAAAGGCTCTTTTTCCTCAGACAACATTTACGCCGGCCAACACGCTGATGGGACGACGAACTTGACGAGCCAAG GGTCCACACTGAAACGACTATGTCTAGGCAAAGAGCGCAGTCGTA GGTCGTCTTTCCGCGCCGCGGCTCAGACGCAGCCGTCCCTCGCCTCGGCCACACCCTCGCCGCCGTCACCTCGGCTCGTCGGTCGACTTGCCGGGGTTCAgaccaacaacagcaacaataaGAAAAGATTGTTTACAGAGGACCTGCACAAGTTGGTGGACGACTGGGCCAAGGAAGCCACGGCGGCCCATCAGCCGCCTCCCTCTTTGAACCAGATAAAACAACAAAGGCGTTTGCGCGACCTGGAAGGCAAAGTCGAGCGCCCGACAGCAGCGGCCGTGCACAAG ATGAAATGCCACGCGAGCCCCAGCGGGTCGACAGCCGGGAGAGCGCGGACGAGTTCGACGAGCGGCCGAGGTCtcgactcgcctctggcgctccACGACGGTTACCTTCTGTCCCCGGGCTCCTACGGTGGGTTGGGGCCTTATGCCCAGCGGTGGCCCGTTGGATCAGCGAGCGCCTTCCCCGCCGTGGCCAAACCTGGAATCCAAGCCTACAAGTCAGGAAACGGCCTCTGCTCAAATCCCGCCAGGACTACCTAA